One genomic segment of Verrucomicrobiota bacterium includes these proteins:
- a CDS encoding glycoside hydrolase family 127 protein has protein sequence MTTLKLTRRDLLKTAGVSAAAIAFGGLPNVGSRVCLAAESRKLKGNGIRSAFYQATVPDTLDLAHRAKWAENALTEMLDPSANWEIYFGGHLGSHESTGLPTNNPKYAESLPMMRVITGDDYNRNVEQGMTEALVSLIQNDGLYYAPYTPKRPWHGANEDFANVYGQARCLLAMMARYQVDKDRQKEWDQRIRKMVDRLAEIAIYKDDYAYFPKSGSDGIGLGEDFSYLKKSGWRNTEEPPADMWMAIYTGGEIRALSRWYIMSGDKKALDLAGKLTKFIMHRPSFWTAEAGPSLIVQSDHGWWKSHFHGYTLTLRGLLEYATATSNIRLKEFVRDGYEFSRLYGIAKVGYFPEFSNVKKNEACEPCCIANMIALAIKLSDLGLGDYWDHVDQIVRNHFIEAQTWSDQCNKMSPSKYPRDSAKKQEWMTLGGWGAGCCTGNSSQALYYAWSSIVRYRDGVAQANLLLNRASEWLDVNSYLPYEGKVEIQNKKADRIQVRIPAWVDRKMVKCSVQGKPVSAEWAGNYLIFSKVGRDQRITVEFPMSESVETLKYTNAEYTCRFRGNTLISATKKGEGAWNPPDRSSYMGDKAPLKMVTRYVAPVLIEW, from the coding sequence ATGACTACACTAAAATTAACTCGACGGGATTTGCTGAAGACAGCCGGAGTATCGGCGGCGGCGATTGCCTTTGGTGGCTTGCCGAATGTTGGCAGCCGTGTCTGTCTGGCCGCGGAATCGAGGAAATTGAAAGGGAATGGAATTAGAAGTGCGTTCTACCAGGCCACGGTACCTGACACGCTCGACCTTGCGCATAGGGCAAAGTGGGCAGAGAACGCGCTCACAGAGATGCTCGACCCGTCCGCGAACTGGGAGATTTATTTTGGCGGACATCTCGGCTCGCACGAATCGACCGGGTTACCGACCAACAACCCGAAGTATGCAGAGTCACTTCCGATGATGCGAGTGATCACGGGTGACGATTATAACCGAAATGTTGAACAAGGAATGACCGAGGCACTCGTTTCCTTGATCCAAAACGATGGGCTTTACTATGCGCCATACACCCCGAAGCGACCGTGGCATGGTGCAAACGAAGACTTCGCCAACGTTTACGGTCAGGCCAGATGCCTTCTGGCGATGATGGCCCGATACCAGGTGGACAAAGACAGACAGAAAGAATGGGACCAGCGGATCCGCAAAATGGTGGACCGGCTTGCCGAGATTGCTATCTACAAAGACGATTATGCCTACTTCCCAAAGTCAGGGTCGGATGGAATCGGGCTCGGAGAAGATTTCAGCTACCTCAAGAAATCAGGCTGGAGAAACACGGAAGAACCTCCAGCCGATATGTGGATGGCGATTTATACCGGAGGTGAAATCCGCGCTCTGTCCCGCTGGTACATTATGAGCGGTGACAAGAAGGCGCTCGATCTGGCCGGTAAGCTCACCAAGTTCATTATGCACAGGCCGAGCTTCTGGACAGCCGAGGCAGGCCCATCATTGATAGTCCAGAGCGATCATGGCTGGTGGAAAAGCCATTTCCACGGCTACACACTCACACTTCGCGGACTGCTGGAATACGCGACAGCCACGAGCAACATTCGGTTGAAGGAGTTCGTTCGCGACGGATATGAGTTTTCCCGCCTCTACGGCATTGCTAAGGTCGGGTATTTCCCGGAATTCAGCAACGTTAAGAAAAACGAGGCATGCGAACCCTGCTGCATAGCCAATATGATCGCTCTGGCGATCAAACTGAGCGACCTGGGGCTTGGAGACTACTGGGATCACGTGGATCAGATTGTCCGGAATCATTTCATCGAGGCCCAGACCTGGTCGGATCAGTGCAACAAGATGTCCCCGTCAAAATATCCGAGGGATTCTGCCAAGAAGCAGGAATGGATGACACTGGGAGGATGGGGTGCGGGCTGCTGCACCGGTAACTCGAGCCAGGCGCTTTACTATGCGTGGTCCAGCATCGTTCGTTACAGGGACGGGGTCGCACAGGCGAATCTGCTTCTCAATCGAGCGTCAGAATGGCTGGACGTAAACAGCTATCTGCCGTACGAGGGCAAGGTCGAGATTCAGAATAAGAAGGCAGACAGAATCCAGGTTCGGATCCCGGCCTGGGTGGACAGGAAGATGGTCAAGTGCTCTGTACAAGGGAAACCCGTCTCTGCGGAATGGGCGGGCAACTACCTCATCTTCTCCAAAGTGGGCAGGGATCAGAGAATCACGGTAGAGTTCCCGATGTCGGAATCCGTTGAAACTCTAAAGTATACGAATGCGGAATACACGTGTCGGTTCCGAGGCAACACTCTGATATCGGCGACTAAGAAAGGTGAAGGCGCGTGGAACCCGCCCGACCGGAGTTCATACATGGGCGACAAGGCGCCGTTGAAGATGGTGACCAGATACGTTGCGCCGGTGCTAATCGAATGGTAG
- a CDS encoding NAD(P)-dependent oxidoreductase: protein MAQKTLVIGGSGYVGLELCRQLKERGDQVATLNRSRGSERLPVETIQADITDRDELNHALKDRRFDVIYHVASLPGDTGDPVQMMSVNIMGLTHVLDYARLTGIKHFVLSSSISAYEWYPATKFNAPDLMPVNEEHPCRPKDLYSSSKRMQEILALTFYHQYQVPVVVLRLTAVVGPGGRGGGRGWREFAQQLHEGKSVQIPHFSLDEVCHYVDLRDVGRMHIIASEHPNAVGQIFNCCGSKSTLGHAFASILKRHFPGIQIKTGFPWSMAQGHKIEFDMSKAKRLLNFIPRYSIEDSILAIKLWIESGGLEEEATALDNTFGAGVQAA from the coding sequence ATGGCACAAAAAACACTCGTAATCGGTGGTTCAGGTTATGTTGGTTTGGAACTCTGTCGGCAACTGAAGGAAAGAGGCGATCAGGTGGCTACGCTGAATCGGTCCCGCGGTTCAGAGCGGCTCCCGGTTGAGACTATCCAGGCTGACATAACCGATCGAGACGAACTGAACCACGCGTTGAAAGACCGTCGTTTTGATGTGATTTATCACGTTGCGTCCTTGCCCGGCGACACTGGCGATCCCGTTCAGATGATGAGTGTCAACATCATGGGTCTCACGCATGTGCTTGATTATGCAAGGCTGACCGGCATCAAACATTTCGTTCTCTCCAGCAGCATCTCCGCCTACGAATGGTATCCGGCGACCAAGTTTAACGCACCGGATCTTATGCCCGTGAATGAAGAGCACCCCTGCCGCCCGAAAGACCTGTACTCGTCCAGTAAGCGGATGCAGGAGATTTTGGCCCTGACGTTTTATCACCAGTATCAAGTGCCGGTTGTCGTGTTGCGCCTAACGGCTGTAGTCGGACCGGGTGGCCGAGGTGGGGGACGCGGCTGGCGCGAGTTTGCGCAGCAGCTCCACGAGGGCAAGTCGGTGCAGATTCCGCATTTCTCCCTCGATGAAGTTTGTCATTATGTTGACCTGCGCGATGTGGGCAGGATGCACATTATCGCCTCGGAACATCCGAATGCCGTTGGCCAGATTTTTAACTGTTGCGGCTCCAAGTCCACTTTGGGTCACGCGTTTGCCTCCATTTTGAAGCGTCATTTTCCCGGCATTCAAATTAAGACCGGATTTCCATGGAGCATGGCACAAGGACACAAGATCGAGTTTGACATGTCGAAGGCCAAGCGACTTCTGAATTTCATACCAAGATACTCAATTGAAGATTCGATTTTAGCAATCAAGCTATGGATCGAAAGCGGTGGGCTGGAAGAGGAAGCTACAGCCTTAGACAACACATTTGGCGCCGGTGTGCAAGCCGCTTGA
- a CDS encoding SDR family oxidoreductase has product MRVDLNGQVALVTGAARGIGQAIADLLTQNGARVVYADIDFETAKISAARSPSGTALAMDVSNEAQVDAGVAQVLQQHGRLDILVNNAGINTAKHRVNIDQFPLAEWQRILDVDLTGLFLVSRAASRAMIPRQSGRIVNIASAIGVVPARLQCAFAAAKAGVVQLTRAMAIELAPSGILVNCVAPGSTLTDGTKSLFYGDDALMKDRAQRMLSHVPLGRVGTPEEIAHTVLFFAAPESSYVTGQILCVDGGWTAGGFFRDF; this is encoded by the coding sequence ATGAGAGTTGATCTTAACGGTCAGGTGGCGCTCGTCACGGGCGCCGCCCGTGGCATCGGCCAGGCAATCGCCGACCTGCTGACGCAGAATGGCGCGCGAGTGGTGTATGCGGACATTGATTTCGAGACGGCGAAAATTTCCGCCGCCCGGTCCCCGTCCGGCACGGCCCTGGCGATGGACGTGAGCAACGAGGCACAGGTGGACGCCGGCGTCGCGCAAGTGCTCCAGCAGCACGGCCGCCTCGACATCCTCGTGAACAATGCGGGCATCAACACGGCGAAGCACCGGGTGAACATTGACCAATTCCCGCTGGCCGAGTGGCAGCGCATCCTCGATGTGGACCTGACCGGGCTGTTCCTCGTCAGTCGCGCGGCCAGCCGGGCGATGATTCCGAGGCAGAGCGGCCGCATCGTCAACATTGCTTCGGCCATTGGCGTCGTGCCCGCGCGGTTGCAATGCGCGTTTGCGGCGGCCAAGGCCGGCGTGGTGCAACTCACGCGCGCGATGGCCATCGAGCTTGCGCCCAGCGGCATTCTCGTCAACTGCGTCGCCCCCGGATCGACCCTCACCGATGGAACGAAGTCGTTATTTTACGGCGACGATGCGCTCATGAAAGATCGGGCGCAGCGGATGCTAAGTCACGTCCCGCTGGGCCGGGTCGGCACCCCGGAGGAGATCGCTCACACGGTGCTCTTCTTTGCCGCGCCGGAGAGCAGCTACGTCACCGGCCAAATCCTTTGCGTTGACGGCGGCTGGACGGCGGGCGGATTTTTCCGGGACTTTTGA
- a CDS encoding ABC transporter permease → MKTLRKLWAVPELGVLVPLVVCTLVFYGMSHSFLSHNSVASMLRAMAFVGIIAVGQTWLMIAGEIDLSVGSVAGLCAVVSSWLMKHAGWPVEAGLAAGILLGCVAGLINGIVAVRFGIPAFIATLGMLYIARGFNYLLCKGYPIYPIPDSLKAFGRAEPLGLSWAFVIFIGAVLIGDFCLRKTVFGRMVYATGGNKEVARIAGINTDWVKLNCYMLTGALAGIGGMLLMAQLNVGQPEIGVGWELDVIAAVVIGGVSLFGGIGTVTGTFLGLMIMQVVRSGLVVTGVNTHWQTVAVGVIMILAVGVDLLRRRTKIS, encoded by the coding sequence TTGAAAACCCTGCGTAAATTATGGGCGGTTCCCGAACTGGGCGTGCTCGTCCCGCTCGTGGTTTGCACGTTGGTGTTCTATGGCATGAGCCACTCATTTCTAAGCCACAACAGTGTGGCTTCGATGCTGCGGGCCATGGCTTTTGTCGGCATCATCGCGGTGGGGCAAACGTGGCTGATGATCGCGGGCGAGATTGATCTTTCGGTCGGCTCGGTGGCGGGTTTGTGCGCGGTCGTGTCGTCGTGGCTCATGAAACATGCGGGTTGGCCGGTCGAAGCCGGTTTGGCGGCTGGAATCCTGCTCGGATGCGTGGCCGGATTGATCAACGGAATCGTTGCGGTTCGATTTGGCATCCCCGCCTTCATTGCCACCCTGGGCATGCTCTACATCGCGCGCGGCTTCAATTATCTCCTGTGCAAAGGTTATCCGATCTATCCCATTCCTGATTCGTTGAAAGCGTTTGGCCGGGCCGAACCGCTGGGTTTGTCCTGGGCGTTTGTCATTTTTATCGGCGCAGTGTTGATCGGTGATTTCTGTCTGCGCAAGACGGTATTCGGCCGGATGGTTTACGCGACCGGCGGCAACAAGGAAGTGGCGCGCATCGCCGGGATCAACACCGATTGGGTGAAGCTGAACTGTTACATGCTGACCGGCGCGCTGGCTGGGATCGGGGGCATGCTCCTGATGGCCCAACTCAATGTCGGCCAGCCGGAGATCGGCGTGGGCTGGGAACTGGATGTCATCGCCGCGGTGGTGATTGGAGGCGTCAGCCTCTTCGGCGGAATCGGGACGGTCACCGGGACGTTTCTGGGTTTGATGATCATGCAGGTCGTCCGCAGCGGCTTGGTGGTCACGGGCGTCAACACCCACTGGCAAACCGTGGCGGTGGGCGTGATCATGATCCTCGCGGTGGGCGTTGATCTCCTGCGGCGGCGCACCAAGATATCGTGA
- a CDS encoding glucose 1-dehydrogenase has translation MNQTKISKRVLVTGSGTGIGREIALEFARQGADVALHYSRNDEGARSAIQEIRALGRRAEAFRADFNDVTQTQSLGQQAINFLGSVDCLVNNAGITFNRPFLTVTPKQFDAVYHVNIRGQFFLTQVVAEDMLKHGGGAICNITSIHGVSGAPEHSVYAGTKGAIIAYTRSLAVELAHKGIRVNAIAPGWVTVENYAMAIPGFNEEDARKVAYEKVPLGRSGEKVEIAKLAVFLCSDAAGYIIGQTIIADGGTTALMSLISDFRNPSTAKFGAGYVPGV, from the coding sequence ATGAATCAAACAAAGATCTCCAAACGGGTGTTGGTAACCGGCTCCGGTACGGGTATCGGCCGGGAAATCGCGCTGGAGTTTGCCCGCCAAGGCGCGGATGTGGCGCTCCATTACTCGCGCAACGACGAGGGTGCGCGTTCGGCAATCCAGGAAATTCGAGCCTTGGGCCGGCGCGCGGAGGCGTTCCGGGCCGACTTCAACGACGTGACGCAGACCCAATCCCTGGGCCAACAGGCCATTAACTTTCTCGGGAGCGTGGATTGCCTCGTGAACAACGCCGGCATCACTTTCAACCGGCCCTTTCTCACCGTGACCCCGAAGCAGTTCGACGCGGTTTACCATGTGAACATCCGCGGGCAGTTCTTCCTCACCCAAGTCGTGGCGGAAGACATGTTGAAGCATGGCGGCGGAGCGATTTGCAACATCACCTCCATCCACGGCGTCTCCGGCGCACCCGAACATTCAGTCTATGCCGGCACCAAGGGGGCGATCATCGCCTACACCCGCTCCCTGGCGGTCGAACTGGCGCACAAGGGCATTCGCGTCAACGCCATCGCGCCTGGGTGGGTGACGGTGGAAAATTATGCCATGGCGATTCCTGGCTTCAACGAAGAGGACGCGCGCAAGGTCGCCTACGAAAAAGTCCCGTTGGGCCGCTCCGGCGAAAAAGTCGAGATCGCGAAACTGGCCGTGTTTCTCTGCTCCGATGCGGCGGGCTACATCATCGGGCAGACGATCATTGCCGACGGGGGCACGACGGCGTTGATGTCGCTGATTTCGGATTTTCGGAATCCTTCCACCGCTAAATTCGGCGCCGGTTACGTGCCGGGAGTGTGA
- a CDS encoding DEAD/DEAH box helicase family protein translates to MNSKEFQHLFTTLTGVEEPFPWQRELFLRFEKGDIPLCCDLPTGLGKTSVVALWFIAVAKHPGKVPRRLVYVVNRRTVVDQTTEEVEKLRRNFAAAGLDATLRNLCAIECGCPGS, encoded by the coding sequence ATGAACTCCAAGGAATTTCAACACCTCTTCACAACTCTCACAGGTGTTGAGGAGCCATTCCCTTGGCAGAGGGAGCTCTTTTTGCGGTTTGAGAAAGGTGATATTCCACTGTGCTGCGATCTTCCAACTGGTTTGGGAAAAACTTCCGTTGTCGCCCTCTGGTTTATTGCTGTAGCCAAGCATCCAGGCAAAGTTCCGCGACGCTTGGTTTATGTCGTGAATCGACGAACCGTCGTCGATCAAACAACCGAGGAGGTGGAGAAACTCCGGCGTAATTTTGCCGCCGCCGGGTTGGATGCCACACTGAGGAATCTGTGCGCCATCGAGTGCGGTTGTCCTGGCAGTTAG
- a CDS encoding transposase translates to MQTTWAEVTHFAGFDWAKDHHDVLVLNGTGKVATEFRFEHTSKGWALCRQKLVGFPQLAVAIESGHNAGIKLLVMLGYRVYAVHPCSSKSYRTLKLPSQVSRFD, encoded by the coding sequence ATGCAGACAACCTGGGCTGAAGTCACTCATTTCGCTGGATTCGATTGGGCCAAAGATCATCACGATGTGCTCGTTTTGAACGGCACTGGAAAAGTCGCCACCGAGTTTCGGTTTGAACACACCTCGAAAGGCTGGGCGTTATGCCGCCAAAAGCTGGTGGGGTTTCCGCAGTTGGCCGTCGCGATTGAATCCGGCCACAACGCGGGCATCAAGCTGTTGGTGATGCTGGGCTATCGCGTTTATGCAGTACATCCCTGCAGTTCCAAGTCGTATCGCACCCTCAAACTGCCCAGTCAGGTATCGCGTTTTGATTGA
- a CDS encoding sugar ABC transporter ATP-binding protein — protein sequence MRGITKEFPGVRALDDVTLQVRRGHIHALLGENGAGKSTLMKILDGVYPAGTFQGEIILAGAPIQLHSPHDAQRKGIGYVPQEITVIEGLTVAENIFVGHWAARGILVSFRNLFARAAQFLKQININLDPHRLVSSLNASQRQLVMIARAMSTNPSVLILDESTACLTQDEAANLFRILRLLQQQGVTSLFSTHKLSEVFELADRATVMRDGAVVAHFDRSQLNENDIVSAMIGRKIENFYPARDSAVGRDEVLRVENLTVPHPHIANKNVVEAVSFAVRRGEILGIGGLVGSGRSEIVNALYGRLPCSGRIFIEGREVRIRNPRDAKNHGIGLLTEERKQDGLLFNFAIRENVTLHSLAAVSRFQVLDRKRETQLANDYKDRLAIRAPSVATSVATLSGGNQQKVVLAKVLLPNPKVLLLDEPTKGVDVGAKNEIYKLMMDLVRQGIALVVISSELPELLALCDRFIVLTRGKLADQFTKAEASEHRLMLAATGLTQGRQNFPTSQDLTSPSAS from the coding sequence ATGCGCGGCATCACCAAGGAGTTCCCGGGAGTGCGGGCGCTCGATGACGTGACGCTGCAAGTCCGGCGCGGGCACATCCATGCGTTGCTGGGCGAGAATGGCGCCGGCAAGTCCACGCTGATGAAGATTCTCGATGGCGTTTATCCCGCCGGCACTTTTCAGGGCGAGATCATTCTGGCGGGCGCGCCCATCCAACTCCACTCGCCGCATGACGCCCAGCGCAAGGGGATCGGTTACGTCCCGCAGGAGATCACCGTCATCGAAGGTCTCACGGTGGCGGAGAATATCTTCGTCGGCCACTGGGCGGCTCGGGGAATCCTCGTCAGTTTCCGGAATCTTTTTGCGCGCGCGGCGCAATTCCTAAAACAGATCAACATCAATCTCGATCCCCATCGGTTGGTGTCTTCGCTCAACGCCAGTCAGCGGCAGTTGGTGATGATCGCCCGGGCCATGTCCACGAACCCCTCCGTGCTGATTCTTGACGAATCCACGGCCTGCCTGACGCAGGATGAAGCGGCGAATTTGTTTCGCATCCTGCGCCTCCTGCAACAACAAGGTGTCACCTCGCTGTTCAGCACTCACAAGCTGAGCGAGGTCTTTGAACTGGCCGACCGGGCGACGGTGATGCGTGACGGCGCCGTCGTGGCGCATTTTGACCGGAGCCAGCTCAACGAAAACGACATCGTGTCGGCGATGATCGGACGCAAAATCGAAAACTTCTATCCCGCCCGCGACTCCGCCGTCGGCCGGGACGAAGTGCTGCGCGTCGAGAACCTCACCGTGCCTCATCCCCACATCGCCAACAAGAACGTCGTTGAGGCCGTCAGCTTCGCCGTGCGGCGTGGGGAAATTCTCGGCATCGGCGGGCTGGTTGGTTCCGGTCGGAGCGAAATTGTGAACGCCTTGTATGGCCGCCTCCCGTGTAGCGGGCGGATTTTCATCGAGGGCCGTGAGGTCAGGATCCGCAATCCGCGTGATGCCAAGAACCACGGCATCGGCCTGCTGACCGAGGAGCGCAAACAAGACGGGTTGTTGTTCAACTTCGCCATCCGGGAGAACGTGACCCTGCACAGTCTGGCGGCGGTTTCGCGGTTTCAGGTGCTGGACCGGAAGCGCGAAACCCAGTTGGCCAACGACTACAAAGATCGGCTGGCCATTCGCGCGCCATCTGTCGCCACGTCCGTTGCGACGCTGAGCGGCGGCAACCAGCAGAAGGTCGTGCTCGCCAAGGTCCTGCTGCCGAATCCGAAGGTGCTCCTGCTCGACGAACCAACCAAGGGCGTGGATGTGGGCGCGAAGAACGAGATTTACAAACTGATGATGGACCTCGTGCGCCAGGGGATCGCTCTGGTGGTGATCTCCTCGGAACTGCCCGAACTGCTGGCGCTCTGTGATCGGTTTATCGTTCTGACCCGGGGAAAACTCGCCGACCAATTCACCAAAGCCGAGGCGAGCGAACACCGCCTCATGCTGGCCGCGACGGGACTGACCCAGGGCCGCCAAAATTTCCCCACCAGCCAAGACTTGACGAGCCCTTCGGCCTCGTGA
- a CDS encoding MBL fold metallo-hydrolase, with the protein MKRMTMKQIKAHRVPRGSVAIWWLGQAGFIIKTPGGKIAALDPYLSNSCKAIGEQHGFRMDRQVPPPLAAKDLVGIDLYLMTHSHQDHLDPETIGPYRQAGGHGQFVAPAEAIERLHSIGVPEGEMTMVWPNKSVTVGDLTVRATFAIPFGGDDLTHVGYLVFVKSGPTLYFTGDTAYHDLLADAVAPHKPDLLAAVINGAFRNLGSAEAAALAKRLKVKVVIPCHHDLFLDNCQPPQMLHTNLKLQGMGGSYRLLEQGVPFKFART; encoded by the coding sequence ATGAAACGAATGACGATGAAGCAGATCAAGGCCCACCGGGTGCCGCGCGGATCGGTGGCGATTTGGTGGTTGGGCCAGGCGGGTTTCATTATTAAGACCCCGGGCGGCAAAATTGCCGCGCTTGACCCGTACCTCTCCAACTCCTGCAAAGCGATCGGCGAACAGCACGGCTTTCGCATGGATCGCCAGGTGCCTCCGCCGCTGGCGGCCAAAGACCTGGTCGGCATTGATCTCTACCTGATGACCCACAGTCACCAGGATCATCTCGATCCGGAAACCATCGGGCCCTATCGCCAAGCCGGTGGACATGGCCAGTTCGTCGCGCCCGCCGAAGCAATTGAACGTCTTCATTCGATCGGAGTTCCGGAAGGGGAAATGACGATGGTTTGGCCGAACAAGAGCGTGACCGTTGGCGACCTCACGGTGCGCGCGACGTTTGCCATTCCATTCGGCGGCGACGATCTCACCCATGTGGGCTACCTGGTGTTCGTTAAGAGCGGGCCGACTCTCTATTTCACAGGGGACACGGCCTACCATGACTTGCTTGCAGATGCCGTCGCGCCGCACAAGCCGGACTTGCTCGCGGCCGTGATCAACGGTGCGTTTCGCAATCTCGGTTCCGCCGAGGCGGCGGCGCTGGCCAAGCGATTGAAAGTTAAAGTTGTCATTCCCTGCCACCACGATCTCTTTCTCGACAACTGCCAGCCACCCCAAATGTTGCATACGAATCTCAAGTTGCAGGGTATGGGCGGCTCGTACCGACTGCTTGAGCAGGGCGTCCCATTCAAATTCGCGCGAACTTGA
- a CDS encoding helix-turn-helix transcriptional regulator → MSQKKNEKGRFQDLAWLLDVTESRQPLSESSPVWVRSATVTEGPPTPHPERHPYCEISILLQGGSGFSMIEKEQVRRGVGELLLLGPGLPHWGVIEKFPLRFITVYFLPWVLVEMGPESDGVRILRRFTAQQPAAQRVVRFPPRYRDEFRHRFEEIHHEFSQPGFGREVRLRTVLMEMLVRLLRWEQALGRNIGGGELEINWQPILKTLKYLRENYAEPVYAQKMARAVGLSESRLKYVFQQALGISWVKYLQGYRIHRAAALLNEGGHNVTEAALMVGFDSPSHFYVTFRSFMGVSPKDYGRAKDSQVVK, encoded by the coding sequence ATGAGCCAGAAGAAGAATGAGAAAGGTCGCTTTCAAGACCTCGCCTGGTTGCTGGACGTGACTGAATCGCGACAGCCTTTGAGCGAATCCAGTCCGGTTTGGGTCCGCAGCGCAACCGTGACTGAGGGGCCACCCACTCCTCATCCTGAGCGCCACCCGTACTGCGAAATCAGCATCTTGTTGCAGGGCGGGAGTGGCTTTTCCATGATAGAAAAAGAGCAGGTTCGTCGCGGGGTTGGAGAGTTGCTGCTGCTGGGGCCGGGACTGCCGCACTGGGGCGTGATTGAGAAATTTCCGTTGCGCTTCATCACGGTCTATTTTCTACCGTGGGTGCTGGTGGAGATGGGGCCGGAAAGCGACGGAGTTCGAATCCTCCGGCGCTTCACAGCACAGCAACCTGCGGCCCAGCGCGTGGTCCGTTTTCCACCAAGATACCGTGATGAATTCCGCCATCGCTTCGAGGAAATCCACCACGAGTTCTCACAACCGGGGTTCGGGCGGGAGGTGAGGTTGCGCACCGTGCTCATGGAGATGCTGGTGCGGTTGCTGCGCTGGGAACAAGCGCTGGGCCGCAATATCGGCGGCGGTGAACTGGAAATTAACTGGCAGCCGATCCTCAAGACTCTCAAGTATCTGCGAGAGAATTACGCCGAACCGGTTTACGCTCAAAAGATGGCTCGCGCAGTTGGGTTGAGTGAATCGCGATTGAAGTACGTCTTCCAACAGGCACTCGGGATTTCATGGGTGAAATACCTTCAGGGCTATCGCATCCACCGGGCGGCAGCGTTGCTCAATGAGGGAGGACACAACGTTACCGAAGCTGCGCTGATGGTTGGGTTCGACAGCCCAAGCCATTTCTACGTCACGTTCCGTTCCTTCATGGGGGTTTCCCCGAAGGATTACGGGCGGGCGAAAGACTCGCAGGTTGTGAAATGA
- a CDS encoding sugar ABC transporter substrate-binding protein: MISCGGAPRYREGDVVGNLMEGSNMKMIRSMKWFGVVGLVALLSGCDKPSPESSAPKAIGKKFYWVQPMKGHPTHQLTQIGFSEGCKKLGYQVEIIGTDSPDVAGTIALAEQALAKGDAAGIAIWTGSPAWNPLIEKVGKTGLPIILPHFPIPEGSVPGATGIISCDPAAYAKEAAREIGKAIGGKGTVAITQGSFNTTENSVSENFTKAMNDLYPAVKVLAPEEEGFDAAKAISKAVSMLQAHPDVVAALSTTGGGPTTCAGAQKEAGRKIIAVGMDYMRVNLDLVKDGAVYAVVSQQLWEESFGAAELLDKVVRGEKIPWWTKLPSAFITKDKLEPYYTLLDKVEAAIHR; encoded by the coding sequence TTGATCTCCTGCGGCGGCGCACCAAGATATCGTGAAGGTGACGTGGTCGGTAACTTAATGGAAGGAAGCAATATGAAGATGATACGAAGCATGAAGTGGTTTGGGGTGGTTGGATTGGTCGCGCTGCTGAGTGGCTGCGACAAACCATCACCAGAGTCCTCAGCACCAAAAGCGATCGGAAAGAAGTTCTACTGGGTGCAGCCGATGAAGGGTCATCCGACCCATCAGTTGACACAGATCGGCTTTAGCGAGGGATGCAAGAAGCTTGGCTACCAAGTGGAAATCATCGGTACAGACAGCCCGGATGTTGCCGGCACGATTGCGCTGGCTGAACAGGCGTTGGCCAAGGGCGACGCGGCGGGCATCGCCATCTGGACCGGAAGTCCTGCTTGGAATCCTCTCATTGAGAAGGTTGGTAAGACCGGACTGCCAATTATTCTTCCGCACTTCCCAATACCCGAAGGCTCGGTGCCGGGCGCGACCGGTATTATCAGTTGTGATCCGGCGGCGTATGCAAAGGAAGCGGCGCGGGAAATTGGCAAGGCCATCGGCGGCAAAGGCACTGTCGCCATTACACAAGGTTCCTTTAACACGACCGAGAATTCGGTATCCGAGAACTTCACCAAAGCCATGAACGATTTGTATCCCGCAGTGAAGGTGCTGGCACCCGAGGAAGAAGGATTCGATGCCGCCAAGGCGATCTCGAAAGCGGTTTCAATGCTGCAGGCCCATCCGGACGTAGTGGCGGCTCTCTCGACCACGGGCGGCGGCCCGACAACTTGCGCGGGGGCGCAAAAGGAGGCCGGACGCAAGATCATTGCCGTGGGCATGGATTACATGCGGGTCAATTTGGATCTGGTGAAAGACGGTGCCGTGTATGCGGTGGTCAGTCAGCAGTTGTGGGAAGAGTCTTTCGGCGCGGCGGAACTGCTCGACAAAGTTGTGCGCGGCGAGAAGATTCCCTGGTGGACGAAGCTACCATCCGCGTTCATCACTAAAGACAAACTTGAGCCCTACTACACCCTCCTCGACAAGGTTGAGGCGGCCATCCATCGTTGA